The DNA segment AAAATCATGAAACTGCGCGAACGCATTATGAAAGGCGAAGCATTTGAAAAAATTGCTAAAGAAGCGTCCGAAGATCCATCATCACGCGACCGTGAAGATCCAACAAACAAACAGGTGGTAAAAGGCAACGGAGGCGATCTGGGGTTCTTCACTGTTCTCGATATGATTTATCCGTTTGAAACAGGCGCCTACAACCTCCACGTTGGTGAAGTAAGCATGCCTGTTCGCACTGATTATGGGTATCACCTGATAAAACTCACCGACCGTAAACCCGCCATGGGCAAGGTACAGGTAGCGCACATTTTCATAACTGTTCCTAAAGATGCCAAACCCGAAGATACGGCAGGCTATAAAAGTAAAATACTGGAAGTTTATGCCAAGATTAAAAATGGCTCAAGCTTCGAGGATATGGTTACACAGTATTCTGATGACAAAGGCTCGGCCACAAAAGGCGGTATTTTACCGGCATTTGGTGTAAACCGCATGGTTCCTGAATTCATTGTAGCCATTCAGAAACTTAAAGATATTGGCGCTATTTCAGAACCCGTGCGTACCGATTACGGCTGGCACATTATCAAACTCGTTGACCGCAAGCCTATCAAATCGTTTGATGATGAGAAGAGTATTCTCAAATCACGTATTATGAAAGACAGCCGTGCTTCTATGAGTAAGGGTGCCGTGATTAATCGTATTAAAAACGAGTACAAATTCATGGAATTTGCAGGCACAAAAAATGATTTCTACACTGTACTCGACACAACTGTATTCGATGGTAAATGGGATATTCAGAAGGCACAAACTCTTAATAAAAACATGTTCAGTCTTGCGTCAAAAAATTATACGCAGCAAGACCTGGCCAAATATATTGCCACACATCAGAATAAAAGAGCAAAAACCGGCTTCCCGACCTTTGTAAACGAAAAATATAACGCCTTTGTGGATGAGAGCTGTATTAACTACGAAGATGGTCGTCTGGAAACCAAATATCCTGAGTTCCGCGCCCTGATGAAAGAATATCGTGATGGCATTTTATTGTTTGAACTTACTGATCAGAAAGTGTGGTCGA comes from the Bacteroidota bacterium genome and includes:
- a CDS encoding peptidylprolyl isomerase, yielding MKKNAYKFLMTVILIGISGLMAQNTSDPVLLNVAGESITKSEFLNVYKKNNVKGEAMDRKSLEEYLDLYINFKLKVKEAEELGLDTAISFKTELAGYRKQLAQPYLTDKQVDESLLREAYERMQEDLRASHILIKLDKNATPEDTLAAYKKIMKLRERIMKGEAFEKIAKEASEDPSSRDREDPTNKQVVKGNGGDLGFFTVLDMIYPFETGAYNLHVGEVSMPVRTDYGYHLIKLTDRKPAMGKVQVAHIFITVPKDAKPEDTAGYKSKILEVYAKIKNGSSFEDMVTQYSDDKGSATKGGILPAFGVNRMVPEFIVAIQKLKDIGAISEPVRTDYGWHIIKLVDRKPIKSFDDEKSILKSRIMKDSRASMSKGAVINRIKNEYKFMEFAGTKNDFYTVLDTTVFDGKWDIQKAQTLNKNMFSLASKNYTQQDLAKYIATHQNKRAKTGFPTFVNEKYNAFVDESCINYEDGRLETKYPEFRALMKEYRDGILLFELTDQKVWSKAIKDTSGLEEFHAKNKNNYMWDTRLDASIYTCKDAATAKAARKLAKSQEKKKLSDSDILKKINTDSIPVLKIESKYFLKKDNALIDSIKWEKSITSDINKGKSVVFVSVHKVMAPEPKTLKEAKGLVTADYQNYLEKEWIDALRNKYKWDVNKEVFESLLK